A single Callithrix jacchus isolate 240 chromosome 4, calJac240_pri, whole genome shotgun sequence DNA region contains:
- the OARD1 gene encoding ADP-ribose glycohydrolase OARD1 isoform X1 produces the protein MASSLNEDPEGSRITYVKGDLFACPKTDSLAHCISEDCRMDAGIAVLFKKKFGGVEELLNQQKESGEVAILKRDGRYIYYLITKKRASHKPTYENLRKSLEAMKSHCLKNGVTDLSMPRIGCGLDRLQWENVSAMIEEVFEATDIKITVYTL, from the exons ATGGCCAGCAGTCTTAATGAAGATCCAGAAGGAAGCAGA ATCACTTATGTGAAAGGAGACCTTTTTGCATGCCCCAAAACAGACTCTTTAGCCCACTGTATCAGTGAGGATTGTCGCATGGACGCTGGGATAGCTGTCCTCTTCAAGAAGAAATTTGGAGGGGTAGAAGAACTTTTAAATCAAC AAAAGGAATCTGGAGAAGTGGCTATTCTGAAGAGAGATGGGCGATATATATATTACTTG ATTACAAAGAAAAGGGCTTCGCACAAGCCAACTTACGAAAACTTACGGAAGAGTTTAGAGGCAATGAAGTCTCATTGTCTGAAGAATGGAGTCACCGACCTCTCCATGCCCAG aattggaTGTGGTCTTGATCGTCTGCAATGGGAAAATGTATCTGCGATGATTGAGGAGGTATTTGAGGCAACAGACATCAAAATTACTGTGTACACACTCTGA
- the OARD1 gene encoding ADP-ribose glycohydrolase OARD1 isoform X3 translates to MASSLNEDPEGSRITYVKGDLFACPKTDSLAHCISEDCRMDAGIAVLFKKKFGGVEELLNQQLDVVLIVCNGKMYLR, encoded by the exons ATGGCCAGCAGTCTTAATGAAGATCCAGAAGGAAGCAGA ATCACTTATGTGAAAGGAGACCTTTTTGCATGCCCCAAAACAGACTCTTTAGCCCACTGTATCAGTGAGGATTGTCGCATGGACGCTGGGATAGCTGTCCTCTTCAAGAAGAAATTTGGAGGGGTAGAAGAACTTTTAAATCAAC aattggaTGTGGTCTTGATCGTCTGCAATGGGAAAATGTATCTGCGATGA
- the OARD1 gene encoding ADP-ribose glycohydrolase OARD1 isoform X2, producing MASSLNEDPEGSRITYVKGDLFACPKTDSLAHCISEDCRMDAGIAVLFKKKFGGVEELLNQQKESGEVAILKRDGRYIYYLNWMWS from the exons ATGGCCAGCAGTCTTAATGAAGATCCAGAAGGAAGCAGA ATCACTTATGTGAAAGGAGACCTTTTTGCATGCCCCAAAACAGACTCTTTAGCCCACTGTATCAGTGAGGATTGTCGCATGGACGCTGGGATAGCTGTCCTCTTCAAGAAGAAATTTGGAGGGGTAGAAGAACTTTTAAATCAAC AAAAGGAATCTGGAGAAGTGGCTATTCTGAAGAGAGATGGGCGATATATATATTACTTG aattggaTGTGGTCTTGA